The Brassica napus cultivar Da-Ae chromosome C7, Da-Ae, whole genome shotgun sequence genome has a segment encoding these proteins:
- the BNAC07G36710D gene encoding uncharacterized protein BNAC07G36710D isoform X1, producing the protein MSFLFSTVLGREKKGNKTRNGLNTTAKEFIVKTFEEKYGEKHIWDRFKNKYDTCRRIYVSVKKLIHNRTGMGYDDMGRINMSDDWWQERIKEWPGARKYKNKHVPNIDLFEEKFGAITVTGAEGWSAQQEESSLDSRVSGNNDEEDDCTDMPPPVGDTQNKNGGSRSKRKRKEVDPSTENAARCNVILDEKNQLMGKMILLMERENLRSGERGVEILNDLPGVKKWSKFHLAAVDHLLADLANRQGFIAFSSAEDKITILENRMGIKLDD; encoded by the exons ATGTCGTTTCTTTTTTCAACTGTACTTGGAAGAGAAAAAAAGGGAAACAAAACAAGGAATGGATTGAATACAACTGCAAAAGAGTTCATTGTGAAGACATTTGAAGAGAAATATGGAGAGAAGCATATATGGGACAGATTTAAGAACAAGTATGATACTTGTAGAAGGATTTACGTAAGCGTTAAGAAGCTGATTCATAACAGAACTGGAATGGGCTATGATGATATGGGAAGAATAAACATGTCTGATGATTGGTGGCAAGAACGCATAAAG GAATGGCCTGGAGctagaaaatacaaaaataagcATGTTCCTAATATTGATCTTTTTGAGGAGAAGTTTGGTGCCATTACTGTCACTGGGGCAGAAGGGTGGAGTGCTCAGCAAGAAGAGTCTAGCTTAGATTCCAGAGTGAGTGGAAACAATGATGAGGAAGACGACTGTACAGATATGCCACCACCAGTTGGGGatacacaaaacaaaaatggaGGTTCAAGATCAAAAAGGAAGAGGAAGGAAGTTGATCCGAGTACAGAAAATGCTGCAAGATGTAATGTGATTCTTGATGAGAAGAATCAACTGATGGGGAAAATGATATTACTGATGGAGCGTGAAAACTTACGTAGCGGAGAGCGTGGTGTGGAGATCCTCAATGATTTGCCTGGAGTAAAAAAATGGTCTAAGTTTCATCTGGCTGCAGTTGATCATTTGCTAGCTGATCTAGCAAATAGACAAGGGTTTATTGCATTTTCTAGTGCTGAAgataagattaccattttagaAAATAGGATGGGCATAAAACTTGACGATTGA
- the BNAC07G36720D gene encoding uncharacterized protein BNAC07G36720D: MNIATYHRHSNVMLNPQIDKTIARSGQASSNNFTFMTRAQGGRRRKMGLCLVRACAGEEESDNQSKPERRSFLSLAEAGLVEISGLGAHEKFLCRLTISSLNLLRVISEQEGCSIEELNAGKICDWFLKDKLKREQNMESAVLQWDDPDFPF; the protein is encoded by the exons ATGAACATTGCCACCTATCATCGTCACTCAAATGTCATGTTAAATCCTCAGATAGACAAGACTATTGCGAGGAGTGGACAAGCAAGCTCAAATAATTTTACATTCATGACAAGAGCacaaggaggaagaagaagaaagatgggatTGTGTTTAGTAAGAGCATGTgccggagaagaagaatccGACAATCAAAGTAAGCCCGAGAGAAGAAGTTTCTTGAGCTTAGCAGAAGCTGGTCTTGTCGAAATATCGGGCCTTGGTGCACACGAGAAGTTTCTCTGTCGACTAACG ATATCGTCACTGAATTTACTAAGAGTGATATCGGAGCAAGAAGGATGTTCAATAGAAGAGTTGAATGCTGGAAAAATATGCGACTGGTTCTTAAAAGATAAGCTGAAAAGAGAGCAGAACATGGAATCTGCCGTTCTTCAATGGGATGATCCCGATTttccattttaa
- the LOC111197927 gene encoding sphingosine kinase 1-like isoform X2 yields MVPAGSGNGMIKSLLDPVGMSCSAASATVSIIRGHRRSLDVATISQGTTKFFSVLMLAWGLVADIDIESEKFRWMGSARFDVYGLQRIICLRQYNGRILFVPAPGSESCGQPASDNVEKESSVSDKTPGYQGPDTNLEDLEWREIKGPFVSVWLHNVPWGAENTLAAPNAKFSDGFLDLIVMKDCPKLALLSLMTKLSDGTHVQSPYVSYLKVKAFVLEPGARIDEEDKEGIIDSDGEVLARGRKSYKCDEKALMSYGKLQITVDQGLATLFSPE; encoded by the exons ATGGTCCCTGCAG GAAGTGGTAATGGCATGATAAAATCATTGCTGGACCCGGTTGGGATGTCTTGTAGTGCAGCAAGTGCTACTGTTTCCATTATACGAG GTCATAGACGTTCTTTAGATGTGGCAACTATCTCACAAGGGACTACCAAATTCTTCAGCGTCTTGATGCTTGCCTGGG gATTAGTGGCTGATATAGACATCGAGTCAGAAAAGTTCAGATGGATGGGCAGTGCTCGCTTTGATGTCTAT GGTCTCCAGAGGATAATATGCTTGAGACAGTACAATGGACGAATTCTATTTGTGCCGGCTCCTGGGTCTGAAAGCTGTGGACAACCAGCCAGTGACAATGTAGAGAAGGAGTCATCTGTTAGTGATAAGACACCAGGATACCAAGGACCTGATACTAATCTTGAAGATCTGGAATGGAGAGAAATCAAAGGCCCATTTGTTTCAGTATGGCTTCATAATGTTCCCTGGGGTGCCGAGAACACTTTGGCTGCTCCCAACGCAAAG TTTTCTGATGGCTTCCTGGATTTGATTGTGATGAAAGACTGCCCGAAGCTCGCCTTGTTATCACTTATGACAAAGTTGAGTGATGGGACACATGTTCAATCACCATATGTATCGTACCTAAAG GTTAAGGCATTCGTGCTGGAGCCGGGTGCACGGATAGACGAAGAAGACAAGGAAGGAATCATAGATTCAGACGGAGAGGTATTGGCAAGGGGAAGAAAATCATATAAATGTGATGAAAAGGCATTGATGTCTTATGGCAAGCTTCAAATAACAGTTGATCAAGGTTTAGCCACTCTCTTCTCTCCTGAATAG
- the LOC111197927 gene encoding sphingosine kinase 1-like isoform X1: MDPLQPENDHLPSPPLISDRVLINGVVTPLTLTAEGELQWTTETGRGKSTTEKEILSFAVEGNKVRVKTLVESTGSSSICCGGSGGDYARKEFVFEPLYDESRKLWCDKLRQRLHSLGRPKRLLVFVNPFGGNKTARKIFLEEVKPLFDDADVQLDVQETKYQLHAKEMVRSMDVSKYDGIVCVSGDGVLVEVVNGLLEREDWRTALKLPIGMVPAGSGNGMIKSLLDPVGMSCSAASATVSIIRGHRRSLDVATISQGTTKFFSVLMLAWGLVADIDIESEKFRWMGSARFDVYGLQRIICLRQYNGRILFVPAPGSESCGQPASDNVEKESSVSDKTPGYQGPDTNLEDLEWREIKGPFVSVWLHNVPWGAENTLAAPNAKFSDGFLDLIVMKDCPKLALLSLMTKLSDGTHVQSPYVSYLKVKAFVLEPGARIDEEDKEGIIDSDGEVLARGRKSYKCDEKALMSYGKLQITVDQGLATLFSPE, from the exons ATGGATCCTCTTCAGCCGGAGAACGACCACCTCCCGTCTCCGCCGTTAATCTCCGACCGAGTTCTCATAAACGGCGTCGTCACGCCGTTGACTTTAACCGCGGAGGGAGAGCTTCAATGGACGACGGAAACCGGCCGTGGGAAATCGACGACGGAGAAAGAGATCCTGAGCTTCGCGGTGGAAGGCAACAAGGTTAGAGTGAAAACCTTGGTGGAGAGCACGGGATCATCATCAATCTGCTGCGGAGGAAGTGGTGGAGATTACGCGAGGAAGGAGTTCGTGTTCGAGCCTCTCTATGATGAATCTAGAAAGCTCTGGTGCGATAAGCTTCGTCAACGCCTCCACTCTCTCG GTCGGCCTAAGAGGTTGCTTGTGTTTGTGAACCCTTTCGGTGGGAATAAGACGGCGAGGAAGATATTTTTGGAGGAAGTGAAGCCGTTGTTTGATGATGCTGATGTTCAACTTGATGTTCAAG AAACTAAGTATCAGTTGCATGCAAAGGAGATGGTTAGGTCCATGGATGTATCGAAATACGACGGTATTGTTTGCGTTAGCGGCGACGGTGTCCTTGTTGAG GTTGTGAATGGACTGCTCGAAAGAGAAGACTGGAGAACTGCCCTGAAATTGCCTATTGGAATGGTCCCTGCAG GAAGTGGTAATGGCATGATAAAATCATTGCTGGACCCGGTTGGGATGTCTTGTAGTGCAGCAAGTGCTACTGTTTCCATTATACGAG GTCATAGACGTTCTTTAGATGTGGCAACTATCTCACAAGGGACTACCAAATTCTTCAGCGTCTTGATGCTTGCCTGGG gATTAGTGGCTGATATAGACATCGAGTCAGAAAAGTTCAGATGGATGGGCAGTGCTCGCTTTGATGTCTAT GGTCTCCAGAGGATAATATGCTTGAGACAGTACAATGGACGAATTCTATTTGTGCCGGCTCCTGGGTCTGAAAGCTGTGGACAACCAGCCAGTGACAATGTAGAGAAGGAGTCATCTGTTAGTGATAAGACACCAGGATACCAAGGACCTGATACTAATCTTGAAGATCTGGAATGGAGAGAAATCAAAGGCCCATTTGTTTCAGTATGGCTTCATAATGTTCCCTGGGGTGCCGAGAACACTTTGGCTGCTCCCAACGCAAAG TTTTCTGATGGCTTCCTGGATTTGATTGTGATGAAAGACTGCCCGAAGCTCGCCTTGTTATCACTTATGACAAAGTTGAGTGATGGGACACATGTTCAATCACCATATGTATCGTACCTAAAG GTTAAGGCATTCGTGCTGGAGCCGGGTGCACGGATAGACGAAGAAGACAAGGAAGGAATCATAGATTCAGACGGAGAGGTATTGGCAAGGGGAAGAAAATCATATAAATGTGATGAAAAGGCATTGATGTCTTATGGCAAGCTTCAAATAACAGTTGATCAAGGTTTAGCCACTCTCTTCTCTCCTGAATAG
- the LOC125590052 gene encoding uncharacterized protein LOC125590052: protein MANIEKLQFPALKITGENYVGWVTNVKPYLVMKKITETIVIGNKSPPEHIAEAIIFLKKHLDESLTHDYANVEDPAELWQTLKERFDNQRQINLPHALEEWKNLRFQDFQKVEDYNSAVLRIVALLKYCGNPVSEAEMMNKTYITFHKQLHFLPEIYRKCGYTRFSELMVALMLAEKNNELLIKNHNSRPTGAKAFPEVNATAIENSERRNHANRGHGRRFNNKRGKTYNPKWRGSNKWVRPGQVSKGKETQEDTTQKRETVCYRCGCKGHWSRTCRTPSHLCKLYQESTKGKAKEVNLTENVEGTSYLESSDFANELD from the coding sequence atggcaaacatcgagaaactccagttcccggcccTGAAAATAACTGGCGAAAATTACGTCGGGTGGGTCACAAACGTGAAACCATATCTGGTGAtgaaaaagataaccgaaacaATTGTAATCGGTAACAAATCACCACCCGAacatatagccgaagcgataatcttcctgaagaagcatttagatgaaaGTCTAACGCACGACTATGCAAACGTCGAGGACCCAGCTGAACTGTGGCaaactttaaaagaaaggtTCGATAACCAGAGACAAATCAACCTTCCTCACGCtctagaagagtggaaaaatctgaggttccaagaTTTTCAAAAGGTTGAGGATTACAATTCCGCTGTCCTGCGGATAGTTGCACTCCTGAAGTATTGTGGTAATCCTGTCTCTGAGGcagaaatgatgaataaaacatacatcactttccacaaacagcttcacttcttacccgaaatttacagaaaatgcgggtacacgagattttctgaattgatggttgcgctcatgttagctgaaaagaacaatgagctcttaatcaaaaaccacaattcccggcctacgggagccaaagcattccctgaagtgaatgctacggcgatAGAAAATTCGGAAAGAAGAAACCATGCCAATCGAGGTCATGGCCgccgtttcaacaacaaacgtggaaaaacTTACAATCCCAAATGGAGGGGATCTAATAAGTGGGTTAGACCCGGGCAAGTTTCCAAGGGTAAAGAAACTCAAGAGGATACCACCCAGAAGCGTGAGACAGTGTGTTACAGATGTGgttgtaaaggacattggtcccgtacctgtcgtactccttcacatctctgtaagttatatcaagagtccacgaaaggaaaggctaaagaggtgaacctcacggaaaatgttgaagggacctcataccttgaatcctccgacttcgctaatgagctggactag
- the LOC106420873 gene encoding uncharacterized protein LOC106420873, with the protein MWLNDDDLPNTQRVIQRTDRGAGWRHVQQLMHGSDQQCYDILRMNQRTFEDLCRMLSTRYGLRETDNLYLEESVAMFLEAVGQDKTKRVLADRYQRSLDTIHRKLDEVLSVLLKFAADTLARRRRIRKDCIGALDGTHISIRPPSHNAEAYRGRKQEPTMNVLAICNFNMKFIYAYVGVPGRAHDTKVLTYCAKEEANFPHPPNGKYYLVDSGYPTRTVIERTFGVWKAKWRILDRKHPKYGLTKWMKLVVTTMSLHNFIRDSHREDFDFVHWERIQEYHAHGDNVDGDTSHGNGDDDEDESPDDSSDDSSDDHAHGGYTPYEPRGDRAMEGVRDYITNEMGRGGRLPY; encoded by the exons ATGTGGTTGAATGATGATGATTTGCCAAATACTCAAAGAGTGATTCAAAGGACTGATAGAGGTGCAGGATGGCGTCATGTTCAACAACTGATGCATGGATCAGATCAGCAATGTTATGATATTCTGCGAATGAATCAAAGGACATTTGAAGATTTATGTAGGATGCTCTCTACAAGGTATGGATTACGAGAGACTGATAATCTCTACTTAGAGGAAAGTGTTGCAATGTTTCTTGAAGCGGTTGGTCAAGATAAAACTAAGCGGGTTCTTGCAGACAGATATCAAAGGTCACTAGATACAATACACAGAAAACTTGATGAAGTTTTGAGTGTTCTTCTCAAGTTTGCAGCTGATACGCTAGCCAGAAGAAGGAGAATTCGCAAGG ACTGCATTGGAGCACTTGATGGAACTCACATCTCAATTCGTCCTCCAAGTCACAATGCAGAAGCATACAGAGGTAGAAAGCAAGAACCAACAATGAATGTCCTTGCTATATGCAACTTCAATATGAAGTTCATATATGCATATGTTGGTGTACCAGGTCGAGCACATGATACCAAAGTGTTGACTTACTGCGCAAAAGAAGAGGCTAATTTTCCACATCCTCCTAATGGAAAATATTATTTGGTTGATTCTGGATATCCCACCAGGACAG TGATTGAACGGACCTTTGGAGTATGGAAAGCAAAGTGGAGAATACTAGATCGAAAACATCCAAAGTATGGTTTGACTAAGTGGATGAAGCTTGTTGTTACAACCATGTCACTACATAATTTCATACGTGATTCACATCGAgaggattttgattttgttcatTGGGAGAGAATACAAGAATATCATGCTCATGGTGATAATGTTGACGGTGATACTTCTCATGGtaatggtgatgatgatgaagatgaatcaCCTGATGATAGTAGTGATGATAGTAGTGATGATCATGCTCATGGTGGATATACTCCTTATGAACCAAGAGGTGATAGAGCTATGGAAGGTGTACGTGACTACATTACAAATGAGATGGGTAGAGGAGGTCGTTTGCCATACTAG
- the BNAC07G36710D gene encoding uncharacterized protein BNAC07G36710D isoform X2 encodes MSFLFSTVLGREKKGNKTRNGLNTTAKEFIVKTFEEKYGEKHIWDRFKNKYDTCRRIYVSVKKLIHNRTGMGYDDMGRINMSDDWWQERIKEWPGARKYKNKHVPNIDLFEEKFGAITVTGAEGWSAQQEESSLDSRVSGNNDEEDDCTDMPPPVGDTQNKNGGSRSKRKRKEVDPSTENAARCNVILDEKNQLMGKMILLMERENLRSGERGVEILNDLPGVKK; translated from the exons ATGTCGTTTCTTTTTTCAACTGTACTTGGAAGAGAAAAAAAGGGAAACAAAACAAGGAATGGATTGAATACAACTGCAAAAGAGTTCATTGTGAAGACATTTGAAGAGAAATATGGAGAGAAGCATATATGGGACAGATTTAAGAACAAGTATGATACTTGTAGAAGGATTTACGTAAGCGTTAAGAAGCTGATTCATAACAGAACTGGAATGGGCTATGATGATATGGGAAGAATAAACATGTCTGATGATTGGTGGCAAGAACGCATAAAG GAATGGCCTGGAGctagaaaatacaaaaataagcATGTTCCTAATATTGATCTTTTTGAGGAGAAGTTTGGTGCCATTACTGTCACTGGGGCAGAAGGGTGGAGTGCTCAGCAAGAAGAGTCTAGCTTAGATTCCAGAGTGAGTGGAAACAATGATGAGGAAGACGACTGTACAGATATGCCACCACCAGTTGGGGatacacaaaacaaaaatggaGGTTCAAGATCAAAAAGGAAGAGGAAGGAAGTTGATCCGAGTACAGAAAATGCTGCAAGATGTAATGTGATTCTTGATGAGAAGAATCAACTGATGGGGAAAATGATATTACTGATGGAGCGTGAAAACTTACGTAGCGGAGAGCGTGGTGTGGAGATCCTCAATGATTTGCCTGGAGTAAAAAAATG